The proteins below come from a single Gossypium raimondii isolate GPD5lz chromosome 2, ASM2569854v1, whole genome shotgun sequence genomic window:
- the LOC105788405 gene encoding NAP1-related protein 1, translating to MVADKGKKMKVAEKVEEENHDQIDGDLVISIEKLQEIQDELEKINEEASEKVLEVEQKYNEVRKPVYDKRNEIINSIPDFWLTAFLSHPALGDLLTEEDQKIFKYINSLEVEDFKDLKSGYTITFNFNSNPYFENTKLTKTFTFLDDGTKITATPIKWKEGKGLPNGVNHEKKGNKRQLAEESFFTWFADAQQKDDMDEIHDEVAEIIKEDLWPNPLTYFNNEADEEDFDGDEGDEEGKDDDDDSDDDQDDDDDDDDDEED from the exons ATGGTGGCCGACAAAGGAAAGAAGATGAAAGTAGCAGAGAAAGTAGAGGAAGAGAACCATGATCAAATAGATGGAGACCTCGTCATTTCCATCGAGAAGCTTCAAGAGATCCAAGACGAGCTTGAGAAG ATCAATGAAGAGGCAAGTGAGAAAGTCTTGGAAGTGGAGCAGAAATACAATGAAGTTCGCAAACCGGTCTATGATAAGCGGAatgaaatcatcaattcaatTCCTGATTTCTGGTTAACAGCT TTCTTGAGCCATCCTGCTCTTGGTGATCTTTTGACTGAAGAGGATCAGAAG atattcaaatatattaactCACTTGAAGTGGAGGATTTTAAAGATCTGAAATCTGGATACACTATCACATTT aattttaatTCCAATCCGTACTTTGAAAATACAAAGCTTACAAAGACCTTTACCTTCCTTGATGATGGAACCAAAATTACTGCTACCCCAATCAAGTGGAAAGAGGGCAAG GGCTTGCCAAATGGAGTTAATCATGAGAAAAAAGGAAACAAGCGACAACTTGCCGAAGAAAG CTTCTTTACCTGGTTTGCTGATGCTCAGCAAAAAGATGACATGGATGAAATTCATGATGAG GTAGCAGAGATTATCAAGGAGGATTTATGGCCCAATCCTCTCACTTATTTCAACAAT GAGGCCGATGAAGAGGATTTTGACGGAGATGAAGGTGATGAAGAG ggtaaagatgatgatgatgactcTGATGATGAtcaagatgatgatgatgatgatgacgacgaCGAGGAGGACTAA